The DNA region AGGGCGATGGTGCCGCCCACGAACGCCTCGGGCGCGACGTGCCCCACCACCAGACCGAAGGTGCCGCCACTGAAGCGTCCGTCGGTGATCAGGCCGACGGAGTCGCCCAGGCCCTTGCCGATGATGGCGCTGGTGGGGGAGAGCATCTCGCGCATGCCGGGGCCGCCCTTCGGGCCCTCGTAACGGATGACGAGCACGTCCCCGGCGCGGATGCGGTCACCCATGATCGCCTCCATGCATTCCTCCTCGGAGTCGAACACGCGGGCCGGGCCGGTGATCTTGATGCTCTTCAGGCCGCTGATCTTGGCCACCGAGCCTTCCTCGGCGAGGTTGCCGCGCAGGATGGCGAGGTGCCCCTCGGTGTACAGCGGGTCGCTGAAGGCGCGGATGACGTCCTGCCCCTCGCTGGGCGCATCGGGTTCGTCCGCGAGGTTCTCGGCGACGGTCCGGCCGGTGACGGTCAGGCAGTCGCCGTGCAGCAGGCCTTCTTTCAGCAGCATCTTCATGACGCGCGGGATACCGCCGACCACGTGCAGGTCGGTGGCCACATACTTCCCGCTGGGTTTCAGGTCGCAGAAGACCGGGGTGCGTTCGCGGATGCGTTCGAAGTCCGCCAGGGTCAGGTCGATGTCGCAGGCGTGCGCGATGGCCATCAGGTGCAGCACGGCGTTGGTGCTGCCGCCGACGGCCATGATGACGGTGATGGCGTTCTCGAAGGCCTCCTTCGTCAGGATGTCCAGCGGGCGGATGTCCTGCTCGACGAGGTTCAGAAGCGCGCGGGCACTGTCGGCGCTCGACACGGCCTTCTCGGCGTCCACGGCGCTCATGGTGCTGGAGTACGGGAGGCTCATGCCCATCGCCTCGAAGGCGCTGCTCATGGTGTTCGCGGTGTACATCCCGCCGCACGAGCCGTTGCCGGGGCAGGCGCGTTTCTCGATCTCGGTGAAGTCCTCGCGGCTGATCTTGCCCGCCCCGAACGCGCCGACCGCCTCGAACACGCTGACGATGGTCAGGTCCTTGCCGTCGTAGTGGCCGGGTTTGATGGTCCCGCCGTACACGAAGATCGCGGGGATATTCAGGCGGGCGATGCCGATCATGGCGCCCGGCATGTTCTTGTCGCAGCCGCCCACGACGATCACGCCGTCATGGCTCTGCCCGCGCGACACGGTCTCGATGGAATCCGCGATCACCTCGCGGCTGACCAGCGAGCACTTCATGCCCTCGGTGCCCATGCTGATGCCGTCCGACACGGTGATCGTGCCGTAGACCTGCGGCATCCCGCCCCCCTCGCGGATGGCCCCGGTGATGTGGTCGGCCAGTTCGCCCAGGCCGTTGTTGCACGGCGTGATGTTGCTCTGCGCGTGCGCCACGCCGATGATGGGCTTCTCGAAATCGCCGTCCTCGAAGCCCACGGCGCGCAGCATGGCGCGGTTCGGGGCGCGCTCATCGCCCTGCGTGATGTGGTGGCTGTTCCAGTTCAGTTTCCGCTTCTGCGCCGTGTCGGTCATGCCTCACCCTACGCCCGGCCGCGCCCGCCTGCATGCAGAGGCACAGACAGGCGCACCCGGCCCGCGTTAGCGTGCCGCATGACCCGCCCGCACCTGCTGTTCGTCTACAACGCCGACGGCGGCCCCCTGAACGCCCTGAAGGACCTGTGGCACAAGACGGTCTCGCCCGCCACGTACGACTGCCAGCTGTGCGCGGTCACGTACGGCCCGCTCGGCATGCGCCGCGAGTGGCGGGCGTTCGTGCGGTCCCTCGCGGCCGATGTGACCTTCCTGCACCGCGACGAACTGGCCGCGCAGCACGGGGTGCAGGGAGTCCCGCTCCCGGCGGCGTTCGTGCTGGACGGCACGCAGGTGCGCCCCTGGCTGAGTGCCGCGGCTGTCAGGGAGGCGCGCACCCTGGACGACCTGATGTCCCTGGTACGCGCCTCCCTACCCATGACCGGGCCGACCCTCCGGCCGGATGGGGCCACGCGGCCCACCTGACCGGGCCTACCTGACTGACCGGGGCGGTGGTCAGCCGATGTTCAGGCCGACGTCGAACGTCGCCGCGTACCCCTTTACCGGGTCGCCCCTGACGTTCAGCAGGAGCTGGCTGCCGCCGTTACGGTAGATGCCGTCCTGCGCGTTGGGCGTGTCGGCCCTCGTGCCGTGCGCGTTGTACGGCGCGCGGGCGAACACGGCGCTGTTCACGCTTTCCGGGAAGAACAGTTGCGACGTGAACTCGCCCGTGGCCTTCCCGCTGGCGTCCAGGGGCCGCAGCTTGA from Deinococcus depolymerans includes:
- the ilvD gene encoding dihydroxy-acid dehydratase; this encodes MTDTAQKRKLNWNSHHITQGDERAPNRAMLRAVGFEDGDFEKPIIGVAHAQSNITPCNNGLGELADHITGAIREGGGMPQVYGTITVSDGISMGTEGMKCSLVSREVIADSIETVSRGQSHDGVIVVGGCDKNMPGAMIGIARLNIPAIFVYGGTIKPGHYDGKDLTIVSVFEAVGAFGAGKISREDFTEIEKRACPGNGSCGGMYTANTMSSAFEAMGMSLPYSSTMSAVDAEKAVSSADSARALLNLVEQDIRPLDILTKEAFENAITVIMAVGGSTNAVLHLMAIAHACDIDLTLADFERIRERTPVFCDLKPSGKYVATDLHVVGGIPRVMKMLLKEGLLHGDCLTVTGRTVAENLADEPDAPSEGQDVIRAFSDPLYTEGHLAILRGNLAEEGSVAKISGLKSIKITGPARVFDSEEECMEAIMGDRIRAGDVLVIRYEGPKGGPGMREMLSPTSAIIGKGLGDSVGLITDGRFSGGTFGLVVGHVAPEAFVGGTIALVHEGDTIELDAETLKLTLHVPETELARRRAAWVQPEPRYRRGVLAKYAKLVSSASVGAYTD